One Parasteatoda tepidariorum isolate YZ-2023 chromosome 1, CAS_Ptep_4.0, whole genome shotgun sequence genomic window, ataatacatattaacTCTTAATCGTATGTAAGTTTTGACATGTTACTCTTAATACATATTAACTCTTAATCGTACGTAAGTTTTGACATATTACTCTTAATACATATTAACTCTTAATCATATGCAAGTTTTGACATATTACTCTTAATACATATTAACTGTCAATCGTATGTAAGTTTTGACATATTACTCTTAATACATATTAACTCTTAATCGCATGTAAGTTTTGACATATTACTCTTAATACATATCAACTCTTAATCATATGCAAGTTTTGACATATTACTCTTAATACATATTAACTCTTAATCGTATGTAAGTATCACAAAATCTAAGCCAAAAAGTTATTGgattgtataataaaatttctttgtcgAACATCAAAAATGCCTCAAATATGAAATCAACCCATAccttacatttaagaaaatgctttgaaaattaactaataaaataataaacaattactgaaactactttttttacgCGAATATATCTTtgggtaaataaattttataattgttttcaaaaacttttccattcatttaaaaattcttgatatTTAGTTAAATGCGAAAATGTGACATTAACATTAACAAACCCAAACTTTCAACtttttctgatgaaattttttgtatcataCTTATCATATTGTCCCTTCCACTTCTCATTTGGACAGTCAAAAATCTAAATCCCTAAGaacaaaagtagtttttttttgaggaagtacgtttttgtttccaaatttcgaatttcaaaatatggtcagcactaattaattagcatagttGAGATTACTCCTTAGAACTATTAAGGTGGCACTTAGTTCCTAATAATCCGACaattgaagcaaaaattattcaaggtgatattgttttgaaacatgttaagtaatcattaaatattgttctcttttccttatttacacgtattaatttttcctttcgtcctattgttttcaaattatgaattCAGTTAGATTAAAGACTCAtagtttacataattttttatgggtatgtttatgaattttgtaaaaatgaagaaaaaaaatttaaaaaagaggataagttttaactaaaatttatcacTGTATTATACGAATTACAAGTTTAAACTAGCGATTTAAATATGATATcgtaatagtaaaaatataactgCATTTTATGGAAATGTAGGTATTTCTGAAGGACAAAAGGTATCTCAAGCGAAGAATATACGCGTGACTTGAaacgattaatatttttttaagggacATGATGGAACGTTGTGCTGAATCTTATGATAACTAGCGTTATGGAATATGATTAATgaagatttcattttatcatataaaaaacattattgtgGTTGAATTTACGACTATTACAGACAGTTTAAAGTCTCTCTCATTCCAAGAATAACTAACAAGCTAAAATATTGTTCGAAAATAATTGttagctgaaaattaaaatctttctctatttttaaagatttacagaattaatagaaaatgttaaaactagttattttgctctttttattTACTAGTGCAGTGTATCTATTTCCTCTTCAAAAGCGAATGGTAGATCTCTCTCACACATATGATGAAAGAGCGAATACGGATCCTCGAAGTCTAGGATATATGATGACAATTGACCGAAAAGACGATTCACTGGGTCGctggtaaatttctttttattagaattttaaaatattttaattttttttcgtatcaattttaatagtaattaaatattgaggtttttttataaatatatatattatgtatcaGTTAATATGAGTATGGGTGGATTTCAAATTTGAGGCATTTTtgatatttgacaaaaaaataatttttattccggtgaatttacaaaaatgccTACGATTAAGAGTtattatgtttgatattaaaggAATTTGTCGAACAccttattttctataaattttcaacaaagaGCAATCCTGGAAAATAGGCCGAACAAAGCGACAAAgtcaaattttatacatttattattttacataaccAAATATAACGTTGATATAAGTAAGTGATTAAAAACCCAAAGCAAAATGATCATTTATTGTCGGAAATAGTACAAATGAGTGAAGATTTCAGTACACTCTTGCAGTTTGCGATACGGTAAGGCAAGTTGGATAGCCTCCGAGTTTAGTTGATTTGGCGGAGTTCTTACAGCAACCGTGGAATGTGATGCTGTTGGTCATCATAAGGGACACGCAAGCTTCAATACCCGACCGTATCACATCCTGCATTcgttctttgattttttaatcacttacttATATCAATGTTGTACCTgggcaatcaaaattttatttcattcggcAACTCTTACTAGGTGCTCTAATTTTGATTATAGCGAGTGTATAATACAATTTCAAGAcacttatgtattttatgaaattcattttattattaatttaaaagatatatttgatttttgtttttaaaattaccaggTACGTATTAATTGTTTCGTGTCGTCCTAGAGAAATATCCAGACTGATAGTGTCAGGTCTGTTACTaaagataatcatttttaaaattacttgagtCGATGatactaccactttttaatattgcttaCAAGATTCTGTATTTaggaaatatcatttaaaaaaatcttgagataaaagattttttttctaagttttttgattttaaaaagtgggtATTTTTTGTCTTGTTCGGTCTGTTAACGACTTTTCAAAGTTAATTTGtgaagttttattaattgcttgCCATAGATAAAGTAAGTTTAAGAACCACTTCGAAACATTAATATTGATTCTTAGTTTGTGAAAATCcgataattactttaaaagttattcaggatgtttcatttttttgtcaCTGTACAGATCTATGGACCTTTTATTAAACTTGGAGAGAGAATATACAGAAAATTCAGAGCATATAAAGGGATGTACGGTATGCTGAACTACTTagacaaattatgtttttaaccCTTTTTGATTTTAACTGACGTCCCTAGAGCTACTACTGGCGCTTAAATACATTTCCTGTTACATGTTAtgaaacaaatgtttattttggcTTACTATACcctttccaaaaattttataacgctTTTTTTGAGTATCCTGTTCCTAGAAAacttataattagaaattagaattaatttgaaggtttttgttttttacaggTTGCAATTTGAGGTTATTTCTACCGGAACACAGCAAGGCACGCACATGGATGCACCATCCCATGTAATTAAGGGAGGATTTAATATTGACCAGTTACCAATCGAAAATTTCATTGTACGTGCAACCGTCGTTGATATTTCAGCGAGAGTGGTATCAGACCCTGACACTCAGTTCTTCATTGATGATTTCATGGATTTCGAAAAGAATACTGGATGCAGTCTCGATGATACCTTTGTTCTTCTTCGTACCGGCTGGGACCAAAGATGGGGAAGCAATACTGACTACTTGGGTACAGATGATGGTGATTTAACAAAACTACATTTTCCAGGATTGGATTCCCTAGCTGCTCGCTGGTTAGTAGAAAGAAGGTCTATCAAGGGAGTCGGCATCGACACCTTCTCCATTGATGGCTCATCGCCATATTTTTTAAGCCATGCAATACTCCTTGGAGAAAATAAATACGTTCTTGAGAACTTGATGAATATTGGGCGAATTCCCCGATGTGGTGCTACTTTGTATATCATGCCAATGAAGTTGCGCGGAGCAAGTGGTGCGCCAACTCGGGTGATTGCTTCTTATAGTGAAGGAATGGAAGCCGGATGGAATTTTAAACCTCGGGAGATGGAAAGAGATCACTTTTACACAGAAATATGGCCTCACTGGAATTTTTCCTCTTGGGGGTGGACAAAAGACATGTTTAATGAGGAAATGTGgccttatttcaattttacatcGGTTTGGTCAAATGATACTTTTGATGAAGGAATGTGGCCTAATTGGAATTTCACAACTTGGGGATGGTCAAAGGATGTGTTTAATGAGGAAATGTGGCCTGACTTCAATTCTTCATTTTGGGAATGGGCAGATGATGATAAACAGACTTGGTCAAATTagggtttttaattttaagtgggGTCAAAAGGTGATGTTAGTCAAACAATGCTGCCAGAATgggatttttcatttttagattaataaagAGAGTTAGTTTATCTTTCTGATGAAATGATGTCTAaccgaaattttatttcttgtttttttttaatcttggaAATAAGTTTGATTTTACTCATTATGCATGAAAtgaatttgtcttttaaatatatGGCAAAGACAGTAATTGttcgattaattaaaaaagttattccttaacttttaagataaaaaaaaacttgacagTTAGAATGTTTCagtgatttcaaaataatatattttcaattttaacaatttccTTCCACTGTTAATTTAAGTAGGCTTATCTAATGATTGAcgattgagaaaaatataattattttcatagaatagatttttttcaaaatattatttttaagttctgGTCTATTCTTCTTAAGTTTTAGGTAGTTTCAGTGTTCGTAAGCTGAAATAtaacaaaagtaatattaatatagaatttatgataaaaacgAAAGTTTTTACTATTGGGAccatttataaagaaaagattttgCCTTAATCATTAAGATTTtgatatgaaagaaataaaaattaaaaaaagaataattacaggaataagctgaaaaaaataaataagcaaaagcTGATTAATCTGTCTAAGCTTTTCCCTCTACTTacaaattcagtaattttttatttggtttaaagAGACTTTACTTTGGCAGACTTTTTTATGCAGCATTTAGGGGGATTTAAAAGATACTGAAAGagctttttattacaaaaaacttttctttgaaattattgaatttttttaaacgcaaaTGTTTCGTTggaattttgatattaaatgatcatttattatttaaacaataaagcattaatttaaaaaataaagtaatagcTTATTTGTAGCACATTTTTTTGAACAGATCATTAAAAGACAATTGTTGCCAAATCTTTTCGGGCTatatcattgaataaaaaataacttgatgcgataaaaaaaaacagaacattaaacaaaaaagatcTATATATCTTTGCACAAAAGATCCATTATCAGCAGcacaaaactaataaaagttataGCGTCATTGAcgtgcaaattatttatttatcccttATTCATCGTATTTtactagaaatatttatttatcatcccTTCTTAATATTACTCTCTATATATTTACGGCTTTTATTTTGTATCTCAAAATAAAAGTGTTGTTTTTCTATTATACACCAAAGTAGTTGCATGATATTACCATTTTATGAAACAGTTAATGATAATTACTAAACgttatgatattttatgatattacagtgaataattttcatctacTATTTCTATAAATTCTTTGTGAAATTGTTTCCAGCCGACggatgcttttaaaataatgaatgcaaactaactattaaatattttaaaacaaaattaagaataagcATCTCTCCCTATAGCTAAATAATATCTTtgtcgaaaaattttaatcgtttACTGGGGTTACTTTGGCTATCAGGATAACATTGGCAAATCTCTAAGAAAAGTTTGTGCGGAAACTGTTACATGTGGCACGATTGAGACAGAAGTGCTTTCGTTTAGTGATAGTAAATAAGTGTGAAAATCTGTAATTTGTAAAGGGATTGATGTTCAGAAAGTAACTTTAATACCTTAGCAACTTTGATCTCTGAAGTGTATAGCAAAAGCtggtatattttcaaatttctttttgagtTAAGCAATTttgtcacaattttttaaaattttaacttccaaTTTAAACTTTGCTAatgtaaatatctttttagtGCTTACAGAACGGAGAAAAGCTCGACATCAAATGCAAATGTAGATATATATCCCTTGTAAAGTGCATATctttttatgatgaaatttattaaaactaatattaaatcttaattaaagcCTAAACGCATTTTGGTGTGACATTCGTCTTTTCAGTGTGACTAAAGTGTGCATAAGTTGTCATAAAAAGttactatttataataatgaaggTTAGATTTTACAgggcataaaaaatattgataaaggtgtgaaaattatttcattatcagtgtgatgaaaatttgattaaacaaaACTCAAGCGTGAAGTTAAATGAATTCTTACAACATCAACCTGTTACATAAACGAAcgatgaacataaaaaaaaaaacatttttccattttactaAAATGCTGTCAAACATTTGCTATATTTTTCGTcttcaaatttgatttcataaccattaaaaattataataggaaGCATGgcatattattcaataatagtaGTTAAGTTGTATCCAAtaaagtagtattttatttgGTATTTGATAACAGTAAAAAGTATACGTATTTGATGACAAGTATTAGTAAAGTATTTGATATTTGATGACAGTAAAGaagtatactttttatttgatatttgataGCAGTGAAGAAGTATgcttttcattcaatatttgaTAGTAGTAAAGAAGTAGactttttgtttgatattttgacCACTTAAAGGTTCCTATTTTACGCTTTATAACAGAGGAGAGGACGTCTGATGtagagaatttttataaatttaccaaagaaagcttattaataattattttgagcaTATCCagaactttttcattaaatttgaaagcttatctttattttgaatgttgTCCAAGCTAATTtgaatgtatactttttttaataattttcttcatagatttttttcaaaaattttgctttgcttTATACTAAGCCCATATCTTAAAAGGTAGAGTGAAACGgccataaaacttatttaacataaaaaacaaacaattgaaatcaaaacCGAACtaattataatctaaaataaagttttaagtaataatcttaagaataataaatgcaaaggctcataaattcataaataacatttattgaatattaaaattcgtagtaactgtttttttaatttaataaataaaatttgcaactaTTTGGCCACCATGGcgcaaaaataagttaaaaatgcgTATTAGACATGATAATAGAGAGATGACACTTTTTAGCCCTGGctaaattaaactaaagttGCTTACTTTGATTGTTATTACACTACAACTTTAAATGTTGTAAGAACCTATAATTTTAAGTGTGGTATGTACCTATGACTTCCACGTCGGTAAGTATGTAAATATTGAGTTAAGATTCCTACAGTTCTCAGACAAATTTACTAGTGATAACGAAAATGATTCAAACTTcaattctttaatatatttgtgaCCACCATTATATGCcaatatgtaaaaagaaaaaaaaatgttttatgagaaCTGTAATTTAACATATCTCGAAACTTTAAGGtggtattttataaaagaaaactcttATTAGCAACTgacataatatttatgaatgccCTGTTAATATTGATATACCCCCCCCCCCTATCTCCCCATCTATGTGTCCGTCCATACTAGACCCATCTATCATTTGTTCGACTTAATACATTATTGGTTAATTAAAAGGAAGGAAACTTAAAAGTAActgttaaaatatgtattaagcaTATTCATAACATAATTTCTCCTTTTATTATGAACgatgaataaaaatagtctaaaatggccattaaaaatttatttaagaatttatttttccattgtaAAAAGCTTATTAATAAATTCGTTTTCTAACAGTCGATGTTTTCTGATGCTACTACATATGAAAGTGAAGCACAATTTTGCTAATCCACCAAAATTTACggagaaattttgaatgataaataacagaaatatttcatttctttactaGCCCTCTGCCTTACATTAAGTGTTCTAAACATGACTGacgattcaaaaaataaattaaagaaagacgGAGAGAGAAATGTATGTTTCGTTTCGTTCTGCTTACGTGACCAGATAATTAACTGTTACCAAATGGCGCTGCATTAGTactgtttaaagtttttcacCGTCAGCAGAGTCATCTACTGACGAACTTCGTaactaatttagaattttgtgagAATAAATACTAATTACTCTGTACATTTCTGCcatcttccattttttttaaaaattgactttttaataaaatttttaataattttcgagacattttatatgaataaaagcagctatttatttattatcatttttttcctcaaaaggCTGTTTTTATTCATATGCGTGTTATTGAATTGCGAATTGGGGATATTGAAAGTTGCGAAACTTGCTTCGGGTGTGCGGTA contains:
- the LOC107437142 gene encoding isatin hydrolase-like codes for the protein MCLVSGLAPPPRPAVYLFPLQKRMVDLSHTYDERANTDPRSLGYMMTIDRKDDSLGRWLQFEVISTGTQQGTHMDAPSHVIKGGFNIDQLPIENFIVRATVVDISARVVSDPDTQFFIDDFMDFEKNTGCSLDDTFVLLRTGWDQRWGSNTDYLGTDDGDLTKLHFPGLDSLAARWLVERRSIKGVGIDTFSIDGSSPYFLSHAILLGENKYVLENLMNIGRIPRCGATLYIMPMKLRGASGAPTRVIASYSEGMEAGWNFKPREMERDHFYTEIWPHWNFSSWGWTKDMFNEEMWPYFNFTSVWSNDTFDEGMWPNWNFTTWGWSKDVFNEEMWPDFNSSFWEWADDDKQTWSN